From one Henningerozyma blattae CBS 6284 chromosome 1, complete genome genomic stretch:
- the TBLA0A10300 gene encoding HAD family hydrolase (similar to Saccharomyces cerevisiae DOG1 (YHR044C); ancestral locus Anc_5.290) → MTIKSNSIKVNYCLFDLDGTIVSTTVAAERAWRKLCAKHNVDPEDLFQHSHGSRTTEMLAKFFPDIDNTDNKAVIALETSMANDYLDTVSLIAGAKDLLLNLDQDTSTNSKVDTRKWAIVTSGSPNLAFSWFKTILKDIGKPDVFITAFDVTKGKPDPEGYSKASLKLCENLKLDHGSTKTVVFEDAPVGIKAGKAMGAYTIGITSSYDKKVLFDAGADFVVPDLSGVKVTKNTDGGITLEINNALSPN, encoded by the coding sequence ATGACTATTAAatctaattcaattaaGGTTAATTATTGTCTTTTCGACTTAGACGGTACTATTGTTAGTACTACCGTAGCTGCAGAAAGAGCTTGGAGAAAATTGTGTGCAAAACATAATGTTGATCCAGAAGATCTTTTTCAACATTCTCATGGCTCTAGAACTACTGAAATGCTTGCTAAATTTTTCCCAGACATTGACAATACTGATAATAAAGCAGTCATTGCTTTGGAAACCTCTATGGCTAACGACTATTTAGATACTGTATCTTTAATTGCAGGTGCTAAGGACTTATTATTGAACTTAGATCAAGATACTTCAACAAATTCTAAAGTGGACACAAGAAAATGGGCTATTGTTACATCCGGCTCTCCCAATTTAGCATTTTCCTGGTTTAAGACTATATTGAAAGATATTGGAAAACCAGATGTCTTTATAACGGCATTTGATGTCACCAAGGGTAAGCCTGATCCTGAAGGTTACTCAAAGGCTTCCCTTAAATTATGtgaaaatttgaaactAGATCACGGCTCAACTAAAACTGTAGTATTCGAGGATGCACCTGTAGGAATTAAAGCTGGGAAGGCTATGGGTGCTTATACTATAGGTATTACATCTTCTTATGATAAGAAGGTATTGTTTGATGCGGGTGCAGATTTTGTTGTACCTGATTTGAGTGGTGTTAAAGTTACAAAGAATACTGATGGTGGTATTACTctagaaattaataatgctCTTTCtccaaattaa
- the RRP45 gene encoding exosome non-catalytic core subunit RRP45 (similar to Saccharomyces cerevisiae RRP45 (YDR280W); ancestral locus Anc_5.289) — MAKGIEISGSENKFILDCLKENYRLDGRKFDEFRKVDIKFGNEYGDVTVTMDKTKVHCRISCSLTQPYEDRPFEGLFVISTEISPIAGAQFENGNNTGDYEVLCSRILEKSIRRSGALDVEGLCIVAGSKCWTIRADVHFLDCDGGFIDASCIAVMAALLHFKKPDISVHGEQVIILPVDERPPVPLGILHIPICVTFSFFNPQDSEQNIKGDSNDEIAIIDATLKEELLRDGELTVTLNKNREIVQVNKAGGLPMDALQLMDCCHKAYTITTEITDQILECIKQDSKGRDKYLELLSSENARES; from the coding sequence ATGGCAAAAGGTATAGAAATTTCAGGatctgaaaataaatttattctaGATTGTCTTAAGGAAAATTATAGACTCGATGGTCGTAAATTTGATGAGTTTCGTAAGgtagatattaaatttggCAATGAATATGGTGACGTTACTGTTACCATGGACAAGACAAAAGTCCATTGTAGAATCAGTTGTTCATTGACTCAACCATATGAAGATAGACCCTTTGAAGGTTTATTTGTCATCTCTACTGAAATCTCACCAATTGCTGGTGcacaatttgaaaatggtaataatacCGGAGACTATGAAGTCTTATGTTCGAGGATTTTGGAAAAGTCCATTAGGAGATCTGGGGCTCTTGATGTGGAAGGGCTATGTATTGTAGCAGGTTCTAAATGTTGGACCATTAGAGCTGATGTTCATTTCTTAGATTGTGATGGTGGTTTTATTGATGCCTCATGCATTGCTGTGATGGCAGCTTTGTTGCATTTCAAAAAGCCGGATATTTCTGTGCATGGTGAACAAGTCATTATTCTTCCGGTAGATGAAAGACCACCCGTACCATTAGGTATATTGCATATTCCAATTTGTGTTACATTCTCCTTTTTCAATCCACAAGATTCtgaacaaaatattaaggGTGACTCCAATGATGAAATTGCAATTATTGATGCTactttaaaagaagaaCTATTAAGAGATGGTGAATTGACTGTGAcgttaaataaaaatagagaaATTGTTCAAGTAAATAAAGCTGGAGGGTTACCAATGGATGCCTTGCAATTAATGGATTGCTGTCATAAAGCTTATACTATTACAACGGAAATAACAGATCAAATACTCGAATGCATTAAACAAGATTCAAAAGGAAgagataaatatttagaattattaagtTCTGAAAATGCTCGTGAAAGTTAA
- the TBLA0A10340 gene encoding arginine/alanine aminopeptidase (ancestral locus Anc_5.359), which translates to MAAQTLQREVLPTNVTPLHYDLQIGPNFKTFTFEGVEKITLQINDSSIDSVELNALDMEFQSIDINNSIKPEAFNLDKDTQILKITFPQGTMAKLSKEFILNINFIGQLNDNMAGFYRAKYQDKLTGETKYMATTQMEPTDARRAFPCFDEPNLKATFDITLVSEPSLTHLSNMDVKSEKIESGKKFTSFNTTPKLSTYLVAFIVAELKYVENKDFRIPVRVYATPGDEHLGQFAADLTAKTLAFFEKTFGIQYPLPKMDNVAVHEFSAGAMENWGLVTYRVVDLLLDKDNSTLDRIQRVAEVVQHELAHQWFGNLVTMDWWEGLWLNEGFATWMSWYSCNEFEPEWKVWEQYVTDTLQHALGLDSLRSSHPIEVPVKRADEINQIFDAISYSKGASLLRMISKWLGEDVFIKGVSQYLQKFKYGNAKTTDLWDALSAASGKDVSKVMNIWTKKVGFPVISVEEDSKSNQIKFTQNRYLSTGDVKENEDETLYPVFLALKTEGNTDQSLVLDERSKTVTVKDLDFFKANGDQSGIYITSYSDERWAKLSKQADLLSVEDRTGLVADVKALSSSGYTSTENFLSLISQWNDEKSFVVWEQIINSLSALKTTWAFESDEVKDALNAFTRKLVSKKVKELGWDFEAKSESESFSTQRLKVSMFATACAAREPAVEKAALDMFAKYTAGDKKAIPALIKPAVFSAAAREGSVENYEKLLKIFKNPVSTDEKLSALRCLGRFKDAKLLERTLGLLSDGTVLNQDIYIPMQGMRTHKEGIEALWAWIKVNWDDIVKRLPPGLSMLGSVIIIGTSGYTTFEAKNDIEKFFKDKSTKGFDQSLAQSLDTITSKAQWVSRDRDVVLKYLKDNGYYN; encoded by the coding sequence ATGGCTGCCCAAACTTTGCAACGTGAAGTTTTACCAACAAACGTTACCCCATTACATTATGATCTTCAAATTGGACCTAACTTCAAAACTTTTACTTTCGAAGGGGTTGAAAAGATAACTTTGCAAATCAATGattcttcaattgattCGGTGGAATTAAATGCCCTAGATATGGAATTCCAATCCATTGatatcaataattctattaaacCTGAGGCATTTAATTTGGATAAAGATactcaaattttaaagattacATTCCCTCAAGGTACAATGGctaaattatctaaagaatttattttaaatattaatttcataggtcaattaaatgataatatgGCTGGTTTCTATAGAGCCAAATATCAAGATAAATTGACTGGAGAAACTAAATATATGGCAACCACACAAATGGAACCTACTGATGCTAGAAGAGCTTTCCCTTGTTTTGATGAGCCTAATTTGAAAGCTACTTTCGATATTACTTTAGTTTCTGAACCTTCTTTAACtcatttatcaaatatggATGTTAAATCAGAAAAAATAGAATCTGGTAAGAAATTCACTTCATTTAATACCACCCCAAAATTATCTACTTATCTAGTGGCATTCATTGTTGCTGAGTTGAAATAtgtagaaaataaagattttagAATCCCAGTTAGAGTATATGCCACCCCAGGTGATGAACATTTGGGTCAATTTGCTGCCGATTTAACTGCAAAGACATTAGCtttctttgaaaaaacttTTGGCATTCAATACCCTCTACCTAAAATGGATAATGTAGCAGTCCATGAATTTTCTGCTGGTGCTATGGAAAATTGGGGGTTAGTCACTTATAGAGTGGTTGATcttttattagataaagATAATTCTACTTTGGATCGTATTCAAAGAGTAGCAGAAGTTGTACAACATGAATTGGCTCACCAATGGTTTGGTAATTTAGTCACCATGGATTGGTGGGAAGGTTTATGGTTAAATGAAGGGTTTGCTACTTGGATGTCTTGGTACTCTTGTAATGAATTCGAACCAGAATGGAAAGTTTGGGAACAATATGTTACTGATACTTTACAACATGCTTTAGGTTTGGATTCTTTAAGATCTTCACATCCAATTGAAGTACCTGTTAAGAGAGCAgatgaaattaatcaaaTCTTTGACGCTATTTCTTATTCTAAAGGTGCTTCTCTATTAAGAATGATTTCTAAATGGTTAGGTGAAGATGTATTCATTAAAGGTGTTTCtcaatatttacaaaaattcaaatatggTAATGCAAAGACCACTGACTTATGGGATGCCTTATCAGCTGCTTCAGGTAAAGATGTCAGTAAAGTCATGAATATATGGACAAAGAAAGTCGGTTTCCCGGTCATTTCTGTAGAAGAAGATTCAAAAAGtaatcaaattaaatttactCAAAACCGTTATTTAAGTACCGGTGATGTAAAggaaaatgaagatgaaaccTTATACCCAGTATTTTTAGCCTTGAAAACAGAAGGTAATACTGATCAATCATTAGTCTTAGATGAAAGATCTAAAACAGTTACTGTTAAGGATTTGGATTTCTTTAAGGCTAATGGTGATCAATCTGGTATCTATATCACTTCTTATTCCGATGAAAGATGGGCTAAATTATCTAAACAAGCTGATTTATTATCCGTGGAAGATCGTACAGGTTTAGTGGCAGATGTTAAGGCTTTGTCTTCATCAGGTTACACTTCCACTGAAAACTTTTTAAGTTTAATCTCCCAATGgaatgatgaaaaatcaTTTGTTGTTTGGGAACAAATAATTAACTCTTTATCTGCTTTAAAAACTACTTGGGCCTTCGAATCTGATGAAGTTAAGGATGCTTTGAATGCCTTTACAAGAAAATTAGTCTCTAAGAAAGTTAAGGAACTAGGCTGGGATTTTGAAGCTAAGAGTGAAAGTGAATCATTTTCTACTCAACGTTTGAAAGTTAGTATGTTTGCCACTGCGTGTGCAGCTAGGGAACCGGCTGTTGAAAAAGCTGCCTTAGATATGTTTGCCAAATATACTGCAGGTGATAAGAAGGCTATTCCAGCTCTAATTAAACCTGCAGTATTTAGTGCTGCTGCCAGAGAAGGTTCAGttgaaaattatgaaaaattattgaagatCTTTAAAAATCCAGTTTCTAcagatgaaaaattatccGCTTTAAGATGTTTGGGTAGATTTAAGGAcgcaaaattattagaaagaaCTTTGGGCTTATTATCTGATGGTACAGTTCTAAACcaagatatttatattccAATGCAAGGTATGAGAACTCATAAAGAAGGTATTGAAGCTCTATGGGCTTGGATTAAGGTTAACTGGGATGACATCGTTAAGAGATTGCCACCTGGTTTATCCATGTTAGGAtctgttattattattggtacTTCTGGTTATACCACTTTTGAAGCCAAGAACGATATcgaaaaattctttaaagatAAGTCAACTAAGGGCTTTGACCAAAGTTTGGCTCAATCTTTGGATACTATCACTTCTAAAGCACAATGGGTCAGCAGAGACCGTGATGTTGTTTTGAAATACTTGAAAGATAATGgttattacaattaa
- the INM2 gene encoding inositol monophosphate 1-phosphatase INM2 (similar to Saccharomyces cerevisiae YDR287W; ancestral locus Anc_5.294) produces the protein MALKTTELKEIENTIVKFLREEIGPLLKEKAGTKFDSYKDKANDVDLVTVMDTKIEKMIREFLAEKYPSFEFIGEESYIKGVTKISEKPTFIVDPIDGTLNFIHGYPFSCTSIGLTEYGKPVVGAVFNPHLNQLFHASKGNGAYMNDTKINVKERSLVLQKSLFAFEGGAERTDAKGTNFDIKMATLRNLLSENSAFMHGMRTLGSAALNMCYTATGEVDVYWEGGPWAWDVTAGWCILEEAGGFVAGGNPGDWNVHVDSRCYLAVRGGASLKEQKAFVSEFWKQIPAPLKY, from the coding sequence ATGGCACTAAAAACAACAGAATTGAAGGAAATTGAAAACACCATTGTAAAGTTTTTAAGGGAAGAAATTGGCCCATTACTAAAGGAAAAAGCAGGCACAAAATTTGACAGTTATAAGGACAAGGCAAATGATGTTGACCTAGTCACTGTTATGGATACtaagattgaaaaaatgaTCCGTGAATTTTTGGCCGAAAAGTACCCATCATTCGAGTTTATTGGTGAAGAAAGCTATATTAAGGGAGTCACCAAGATCTCGGAAAAACCTACCTTTATTGTTGATCCAATTGATGGTACCttgaattttattcatGGATATCCATTTAGTTGTACTTCAATTGGTCTTACTGAATATGGTAAGCCCGTGGTAGGAGCAGTTTTTAACCCACACTTGAATCAGTTATTCCATGCATCTAAGGGGAACGGCGCATATATGAATGACACCAAAATCAACGTTAAAGAAAGAAGTCTAGTTTTACAGAAATCtttatttgcatttgaaGGTGGGGCTGAAAGAACTGATGCTAAAGGCACAAACTTCGATATCAAGATGGCTACTTTAAGAAACCTTTTGAGTGAAAATAGCGCATTCATGCATGGTATGAGAACACTAGGAAGTGCAGCCCTGAATATGTGCTATACAGCTACTGGGGAGGTTGACGTGTATTGGGAAGGTGGCCCATGGGCTTGGGATGTTACTGCAGGCTGGTGTATTCTAGAAGAGGCTGGTGGCTTCGTGGCTGGTGGTAATCCAGGTGATTGGAATGTTCATGTTGACTCAAGATGCTACTTAGCCGTTAGAGGAGGGGCCAGTTTGAAAGAACAAAAGGCCTTTGTCTCAGAGTTCTGGAAACAAATTCCAGCACCATTGAAGTATTAA
- the TBLA0A10290 gene encoding NADPH cytochrome P450 oxidoreductase family protein (similar to Saccharomyces cerevisiae NCP1 (YHR042W); ancestral locus Anc_5.292) — protein sequence MHSSDIIAIGAVILVALLYHYKNTILEIIFSDDSDISVEGGGGRDIAQVIRDNNKNYLVLYGTQTGTAEDYAKRFSKELVNKFGLNVLCVDVENYDFDTLNELPEDVIVSFFFSTYGEGEFPDGAIGFEQYLQNASMGSLSNIRFTLFGLGNSTYEFFNGASKKALEGLTAAGAIQVSAIGEADDANGTTDEDYLSWKENTFDKLKELLNLKESNDGFKPSYKINILDKMPTNASTGEPSKNYIDSSRIKYDSNGLQMGPFSESYPFLAPVKTSRELFNSNDRNCIHMEIDISGSNMNYSTGDHLGVLPSNSNENVESFINTFCLDPNMIFELNSIDSTMKLPFPTPTTVESAIRYYLEISGPISRAILSNLVEFAPDETTKLKLLKLSKDKKLFEKEVTSKKLNLCDILMVLSGKVKWGNVPFLFLIENIPHIQPRYYSISSSSNSEKTLVNITAVVEDMPNIETNINVTGVTTNLLRNIQLEQNKTDTTDARINNLNQHYDLDGPRSLYSNFKLPVFVRKSTFRLPANYQKPVIMIGPGTGVAPFRGFIRDRVYEVSNGKIPDLNSLGKHLLFYGSRNESDHLYQEEWPKYSSILNKKFEMIVCHSRIPNTKKVYVQDKLLEYSKEILQLLNDGGYIYICGDAKGMAKGVHASLVQILSQGKGISEEESNEILKAMKLSGTIQEDVW from the coding sequence atgCATTCATCTgatattattgctattggTGCAGTTATTTTGGTGGCTTTACTGTATCATTATAAAAACacaattttagaaattattttttctgaTGATAGCGATATCAGTGTTGAAGGGGGTGGTGGTCGTGATATTGCTCAAGTAATTCgggataataataagaattatTTGGTACTATACGGCACTCAAACTGGTACTGCTGAGGATTATGCCAAAAGATTTTCCAAAGAATTGGTTAACAAGTTTGGGTTAAATGTTTTATGTGTGGATGTGGAAAATTATGACTTCGATACCTTAAATGAATTACCAGAGGATGTTATCGTgtcatttttcttttctacCTATGGTGAAGGTGAATTCCCAGATGGTGCTATTGGATTTGAGcaatatttacaaaatgcCTCAATGGGCAGTTTAAGTAATATTAGGTTCACATTATTTGGCCTGGGTAATTCTACTTACGAATTCTTTAATGGTGCCTCTAAAAAAGCTTTAGAGGGTTTAACTGCTGCTGGTGCTATTCAAGTGTCTGCCATTGGTGAAGCAGATGACGCAAACGGCACTACTGATGAAGATTATTTATCTTGGAAGGAAAACacttttgataaattaaaagaactACTAAATTTGAAGGAAAGCAACGATGGATTTAAACCTTCTTAcaagataaatattttggatAAAATGCCCACAAACGCTTCAACAGGTGAACCttctaaaaattatatcGATAGTTCCAGAATTAAATATGATTCAAATGGTTTACAAATGGGACCTTTCAGTGAATCTTATCCCTTCTTAGCCCCTGTAAAGACATCTCGCGAATTGTTTAACTCTAATGACCGTAACTGCATTCATATGGAAATTGATATTAGTGGTTCCAATATGAACTATTCCACTGGGGATCATTTAGGTGTTTTACCTTCCAACTCTAATGAAAACGTGGAAAGCTTTATAAATACCTTTTGCCTTGATCCTAACATGATTTTTGAATTGAACTCAATTGATTCTACCATGAAACTCCCATTCCCAACTCCAACTACTGTCGAGTCAGCAATAAGATATTACTTGGAAATTTCAGGCCCAATTTCTAGAGCGATCTTATCTAACCTTGTGGAGTTTGCCCCCGATGAAACtacaaaattgaaattactAAAATTATCCAAGGATAAGAAactatttgaaaaagaagttacatccaaaaaattaaatttatgtgatattttaatggtTTTATCTGGAAAAGTTAAATGGGGTAATGTACCATTTCTATTCCTAATTGAAAACATCCCTCACATTCAACCACGTTATTACtcaatttcatcatcatctaattCAGAAAAGACTTTAGTTAATATTACAGCCGTAGTAGAAGATATGCCAAATATagaaacaaatattaatgtCACAGGTGTAACCACAAACTTATTGAGGAATATTCAACtagaacaaaataaaaccGATACAACTGATGCTAGaataaacaatttaaatcaaCATTATGATTTAGATGGTCCACGTAGTTTATAttctaatttcaaattaccAGTATTTGTGAGAAAATCTACATTTAGATTACCGGCTAATTACCAAAAGCCTGTGATTATGATTGGACCAGGTACAGGTGTTGCACCATTCCGTGGGTTTATTAGAGATCGTGTTTATGAAGTTTCTAATGGCAAAATTCCAGATTTAAACTCCTTGGGTaaacatttattattttatggCTCAAGAAATGAAAGCGATCATTTATATCAAGAAGAATGGCCAAAATATTCTTCCATACTGAAtaagaaatttgaaatgatAGTTTGTCATTCAAGAATCCCCAATACCAAGAAAGTTTATGTTCAAGATAAGCTGTTAGAATATAGTAAAGAAATTTTGCAATTACTAAATGACGGTggctatatatatatttgtggTGATGCCAAGGGTATGGCCAAAGGTGTTCATGCATCTTTAGTGCAAATTCTTTCCCAAGGTAAGGGTATCTCTGAAGAGGAAAGtaatgaaatattgaaaGCTATGAAACTTTCAGGTACTATACAAGAAGATGTTTGGtga
- the INM1 gene encoding inositol monophosphate 1-phosphatase INM1 (similar to Saccharomyces cerevisiae INM1 (YHR046C); ancestral locus Anc_5.286): MTVNLLQIEEFLCNLALKKVGPIIKSKSGTQKNYNLKTGSKKVDIVTVIDKQVEKLIWETLRSEYPNFEFVGEESYIPGETKVTDAPTFIVDPIDGTTNFVHDFPFSCTSMGLTIDKIPVVGVIYNPHLDLIISSSKGNGVRVNGELFDYKSKIANMGELILNKSVVALQPGSAREGPNFITKMKTYTNLLSCDGGFVHGFRNLGSSAMTLAYIALGYLDSYWDGGCYSWDVCAGWCILKETGGIIVGANPGEWEIGVENRSYFAIRGTTDDTHQDKKEYIKKFWQCVEGKLDYN; this comes from the coding sequence ATGACTGTCAATCTTTTGCAAATAGAAGAGTTTTTATGTAATTTagctttgaaaaaagttgGTCCAATTATTAAGTCTAAAAGTGGTAcccaaaaaaattataactTAAAAACTGGTTCAAAAAAGGTAGATATAGTTACAGTTATTGATAAACAAGTGGAGAAACTCATATGGGAAACATTAAGATCTGAATAtccaaattttgaatttgttgGAGAAGAAAGCTATATTCCAGGTGAGACAAAAGTAACCGATGCCCCAACTTTTATCGTAGATCCAATTGATGGTACAACCAACTTTGTTCACGATTTCCCATTTAGTTGTACTTCTATGGGTTTAACTATAGATAAAATTCCAGTTGTTGGTGTTATTTATAATCCTCATTTAGATCTCATTATTTCTAGTTCGAAAGGTAATGGGGTTAGAGTTAATGGAGAACTGTTTGACTATAAATCTAAAATTGCGAATATGGGggaattaatattgaataaatcAGTCGTTGCATTACAGCCAGGTTCAGCTAGGGAGGGTCCAAATTTTATAACAAAGATGAAAACATATACCAATCTATTATCTTGCGATGGTGGATTTGTTCATGGCTTTAGAAATTTAGGCTCCTCAGCTATGACCTTGGCTTATATTGCACTAGGATATTTGGATTCTTATTGGGACGGAGGTTGTTACTCCTGGGATGTATGTGCCGGCTGGTGTATCTTAAAGGAAACTGGTGGTATAATTGTGGGTGCTAATCCAGGTGAATGGGAAATTGGTGTCGAAAACAGATCTTATTTTGCAATTAGAGGCACTACAGACGATACACATCAAGATAAGAAGGAATATATCAAGAAATTTTGGCAATGTGTGGAGGGAAAATTGGACTATAATTAA
- the DDE1 gene encoding Dde1p (similar to Saccharomyces cerevisiae YHR045W; ancestral locus Anc_5.287): MIITFFKYLISIFIGFRVFKWLLMTFYFPMIRDLDPIALNEQSNKTTVRQPKETAIYRNFLIPNGLPLTTGLGLSAGYKLRNGNFGDVWNSIICNGSSIKDLKFINQTEPISIFQINSMAKLLSENWFNNKNTSKYVGIAVPLSTSYGFISSIACMMSTIYDSNTLPLFLHHVPRTKIENLDILILDTWESYKLLGESKNWYKMIIVCESTNSANTISNYSSTPKLISFFDIIKHVKNLKDKCFEYQFNLEKVKDDQKQLFQILSPTNKLTQFTQVAFMSGIASFIKTFPVGHSLTDKDVMTLLINKKDTGFLLNTLDKIFAVLLHGGSIQFINELPSSIAPLSSRSNLNTHIHTASTTSISTVVSSSSNSASAPPNSNFNSKASINLEFLKGTTLLSISASNMKKIIDHIQKSHTNIFDNFRLNWATLLFSYGIFSKCGERQSRFTDNLRCIYLEEIIKPHQFILNYPREIPKLNIQNSKIIESPNLSTVHLNLIRSLFGTRLVRELIIPYLTIGPIAQTNFYDYRVLSSNVDDKLISFGPLSTSLEGKFVSLDLVPELDIRKRQGMLCIRGFNIGLPVENDRLEKLMKVSEDYGGKEGWMPLVGLYGLWGLDGCLFLFA; encoded by the coding sequence ATGATCATCaccttttttaaatatttgattagTATCTTTATAGGGTTTCGAGTATTTAAATGGCTCTTGATGACCTTTTATTTCCCCATGATCAGAGATTTAGATCCAATTGCACTTAATGAACAATCCAACAAAACTACGGTAAGACAACCAAAGGAAACCGCTATAtatagaaattttttaattccaaATGGATTACCTCTAACCACTGGTCTTGGCTTGTCAGCTGGTTataaattaagaaatgGAAATTTCGGTGACGTTTGGAATTCTATTATCTGTAATGGCTCAAGTATAAAAGATCTGAAGTTTATTAATCAAACTGAACCAATATCTATTTTTCAGATTAATTCAATGgctaaattattatctgaaaattggttcaataataaaaatacttcCAAATATGTTGGTATTGCTGTACCACTTTCCACTTCTTATGGttttatttcttcaattgcATGTATGATGAGTACAATTTATGATTCAAATACTTTACCCCTATTTTTGCATCATGTACCAAGAActaaaattgaaaacttggatattttaatacttGATACTTGGGAGtcatataaattattaggaGAATCCAAGAATTGGTATAAAATGATTATTGTTTGTGAATCAACTAATTCAGCAAACACAATCTCAAATTATTCATCAACACCAAAAttgatttcattttttgatattattaagcatgttaaaaatttgaaagataaATGCTTTGAATATCAAtttaatttggaaaaagTAAAAGATGATCAAAAACAACTTTTCCAAATTCTTTCACcaacaaataaattgaCACAATTTACTCAGGTGGCATTTATGAGTGGTATCGCTTCATTCATCAAAACATTTCCTGTGGGCCATTCATTAACTGACAAGGATGTTATGACATTGctaatcaataaaaaagatacaGGGTTTCTACTAAATACTCTAGATAAGATATTTGCAGTCTTATTACACGGTGGTTctattcaattcattaatgAACTACCATCATCGATTGCACCTTTATCTTCCAgatcaaatttaaacaCCCATATTCATACAGCCTCTACAACATCAATTTCAACTGTagtttcttcatcatcaaattctGCATCAGCTCCTCctaattctaatttcaattcaaaagcatctattaatttagaatttcTAAAAGGCACTACATTACTATCTATAAGTGCttcaaatatgaaaaaaattatcgaTCATATCCAAAAATCTCATACAAATAtctttgataattttagGTTGAATTGGGCAACTCTTTTATTTAGTTATGGTATCTTTTCAAAATGTGGCGAAAGACAATCAAGGTTCACAGATAATCTACGTTGTATCTatttagaagaaattattaaaccTCATCAAttcatattaaattatccTCGTGAAATaccaaaattaaatattcaaaattcaaaaattattgagtCGCCAAATTTATCAACAGTTCACTTGAATTTAATTAGATCATTATTTGGTACAAGATTAGTAAGAGAATTAATCATACCATACTTAACAATTGGTCCTATTGCACAGACAAATTTTTATGATTATAGAGTGTTATCATCAAACGTAGATGATAAACTAATATCTTTTGGTCCTTTATCGACCTCATTAGAAGGTAAATTCGTCTCACTTGATTTAGTACCAGAGTTAGATATCAGAAAAAGACAAGGTATGTTATGCATAAGAGGCTTTAATATTGGTCTCCCAGTCGAGAATGATAGGCtggaaaaattaatgaaagtAAGTGAAGATTATGGTGGTAAAGAAGGCTGGATGCCCTTAGTAGGCCTATATGGACTATGGGGACTGGATGGCtgtttattcttatttgcGTAG